One Micromonospora craniellae genomic region harbors:
- a CDS encoding non-ribosomal peptide synthetase, protein MTTTDSAGSLGPTEDELIDHLLAQAGITDTVARPVIVATGVPTVLSPGQERLWFLDRWRPGLPLYNVPVAFALTGAVDPDALGAAVQLLVDRHESLRTAIDTEQGRPRLLRAEAGTPVSWRVDDLRAEGTGAEAAALDAARAAVAEPFDLSRAPLLRGGLIRHADDRWLLWLSIHHVACDGQSLEILLGELAEAYRALVAGVRPPARDRSLGYGDFAAWQRDQLTGDRVRDGVEWWRQQLDDLPPVLELPADRVRRPVQSYAGQTRHAELAPAVADAVRSLARQRSSTVFDVLFAGFALLLGRWSRRTDVVVATPVAGRPVPEVDDLVGFFVNTLTLRVDTSGAPTFADLVGRVRTASADAQDHQDVPFAALVEALAPERELAWSPLVQVQFVLQRQDPAGWRLGDGVTADPVGIDTGTAKFDLTLLVYDTGTGGMRVELEYATDLFDATTMDRFAAQWFTLVQRLVADADRSVAEVCGLPEQERATIEGWSGITRTFPVDAPLGDLVARHARQRPDHVAVLDGETRTTYAELLAAADAVAATLRRAGVGRGDMVGVCCRRSTDLVVGMLGALRAGAAYVPLDPNYPADRLDFIVRDSGLRVVVAQSDAIPSDLTLPEDVRTVAIEEAVRADTTDAPDLVAPAVDDPAYLIYTSGSTGLPKAVMVSHRSVLRLFAATEEQFHFGPQDVFSLFHSASFDVSVFEAWGALTHGATLAVVRYWESRDPEAFYELVERAGVTVLSQAPGAFRQFEAVDERRRTGLAVRVVIFAGEALDPDAVRRWWTRHPETGPEMVNMYGITETTVHTTYCLLTADLLAERHSPIGRQVADLSLHVLDEYGRPAPIGVPGELYVGGDGVAHGYWRRPELTAQRFVADPVIAGGRRYRSGDLATWRPDGTLEYLGRLDHQVKIRGFRIEPAEVEAALLAHPAVSACLVVAHGEPGTERRLVAYLVAEGDLTVPEVHEFLEPTLPSHMIPSVVTVLDAFPLTANGKIDRRRLPEPGVDRPALARPYVAPRNETEQALAEIWATVLELDQVSVEDNFFHLGGDSIRSVQVIGLARARGLDFSLQHLFQRTTIAALAGAVTTAQAPAAERQPFALISEADRERLPEDAVDAYPMAALQAGMIFHMEADEGRRLYQNVDSFHVRAPFDEALIRRAIGQIVDRHDILRTSFHLSEYSEMLQVVHREADLPIEVYDVRELDEREQDRRIVEVIEGLRDVPFDLARPPLWRFVFHWRSAESFEWTLVEHHAILDGWSLHSSITEILQRYMELMRDPSSSADPKPASTYREFVEAEREALASAQEREFWSARVRQANRLRLPRWPQGAEVEPLAQPEPAPDEQPLLEWELPPGHSDFYRWLETKIPDDLCAGLERVAAGVGVPLKSVLFAAHMRVLAHLTGSREVSTGMAFNGRLEVLDGTESRGLFLNSLPVTATVAGGTWADLIRAMLDEENELLPHRRFPMAEIQRLAGGESLYETHFVYNHFHVMRGLADRDVRIVDPKINSFTTMRVEPTNYPFVCGFLRDPGASGLLMGLDYHTTEFPPEQIRRVRGYYLAALRSIVADPDRSLAEADLTSPAERAQIDGWNRTARDQSPELTVDALVAGWAQSSPDAVAVVDGEVSLSYASLVARADALAARLAESGVGRGSLVGLCCRRSADLVVGMLGVLGAGGAYVPLDPDYPAQRLEFMLTDTDVRVVVGHRDLLDQLPLTGRETVDITDVTPLPTGRDTPTAPGTVAEDAATLIYTSGSTGRPKGAIVPHRGIIRLLRDTDLIRPEELRAVGQVSNASFDPLLFEVWGPLLNGGRVVVVPTDVALSPPRFVELLRREQVTAVAIVTALFNSTVNEIPDAFTTLKQVYIGGERINLGAIAAAVRAGGARMNNIYGPTEVTSISTCNPLSEVPASSGAIGAAITNTTTYVVDEWGRPVGVGIPGELWLGGPGVAWCYWNRPGLTADRFVPDAFSGVPGARLYRTGDVVAWRADGTLEFVGRADHQVKVRGFRVELGEVESVLVAHPTVASGVVLALRSGTGPVRLVGYAEPAAGASVDVAELREFMAERLPEYEVPSAFVVMGTLPLTPNGKIDRAALPEPDPERPEAAGAHVAPRDALEREVAAVWADILGVERVGIGDNFFALGGHSLQAVQVAFRIRTTFGVDLELRRILEAPYVEDLAKAINEALGEQDDLLAEALESVESMSDEDVRTLLANS, encoded by the coding sequence GTGACGACCACTGATTCCGCCGGGTCGCTGGGGCCGACCGAGGACGAGCTCATCGACCACCTGCTCGCGCAGGCGGGGATCACCGACACCGTCGCCCGTCCGGTCATCGTCGCCACGGGCGTGCCGACGGTGCTGTCGCCGGGCCAGGAACGCCTGTGGTTCCTCGACCGCTGGCGGCCCGGTCTGCCGCTCTACAACGTGCCGGTCGCCTTCGCGCTGACCGGCGCGGTGGACCCCGACGCGCTGGGCGCCGCGGTGCAGCTCCTGGTCGACCGGCACGAGTCGCTGCGGACCGCCATCGACACCGAGCAGGGTCGGCCCCGGCTGCTCCGGGCCGAGGCGGGTACACCGGTGTCGTGGCGGGTCGACGACCTGCGCGCCGAGGGGACGGGAGCCGAGGCGGCGGCGCTGGACGCGGCGCGGGCCGCCGTCGCCGAACCGTTCGACCTGTCGCGGGCGCCACTGCTGCGCGGCGGACTGATCCGGCACGCCGACGACCGGTGGCTGCTCTGGCTGTCGATCCACCACGTCGCCTGTGACGGGCAGTCGCTGGAGATCCTGCTCGGTGAACTCGCCGAGGCGTACCGGGCGCTGGTCGCCGGTGTCCGGCCCCCGGCCCGGGACCGGTCCCTCGGCTACGGCGACTTCGCCGCCTGGCAGCGGGACCAGCTCACCGGTGACCGCGTGCGGGACGGCGTCGAGTGGTGGCGGCAGCAGCTCGACGACCTGCCGCCGGTGCTGGAACTGCCCGCCGACCGGGTCCGCCGCCCGGTGCAGAGCTACGCCGGGCAGACCCGGCACGCCGAGTTGGCGCCCGCAGTGGCCGACGCCGTCCGGTCGCTGGCCCGGCAGCGGTCCAGCACCGTCTTCGACGTCCTCTTCGCCGGCTTCGCCCTGCTGCTCGGGCGCTGGTCGCGCCGTACCGACGTGGTGGTGGCCACGCCGGTCGCCGGTCGGCCGGTGCCGGAGGTGGACGACCTGGTCGGGTTCTTCGTCAACACCCTCACCCTGCGGGTGGACACCTCCGGCGCACCGACCTTCGCCGACCTGGTCGGCCGGGTCCGCACCGCCTCGGCCGACGCCCAGGACCACCAGGACGTGCCGTTCGCGGCGCTGGTGGAGGCGCTCGCGCCGGAGCGCGAGCTGGCCTGGTCGCCGCTGGTGCAGGTGCAGTTCGTGCTGCAACGCCAGGACCCCGCCGGGTGGCGGCTCGGCGACGGCGTGACCGCCGACCCGGTCGGCATCGACACCGGCACCGCCAAGTTCGACCTCACCCTGCTGGTCTACGACACCGGCACCGGCGGCATGCGGGTGGAGCTGGAGTACGCCACCGACCTGTTCGACGCCACCACCATGGACCGCTTCGCCGCGCAGTGGTTCACCCTGGTGCAGCGGCTGGTCGCCGACGCGGACCGGTCCGTCGCCGAGGTCTGCGGTCTGCCGGAGCAGGAGCGCGCCACGATCGAGGGCTGGTCGGGCATCACCCGGACCTTCCCCGTCGACGCGCCCCTCGGTGACCTGGTCGCCCGGCACGCGCGGCAGCGCCCCGACCACGTCGCGGTGCTCGACGGCGAGACCCGCACGACGTACGCGGAGCTGCTGGCCGCCGCCGACGCGGTGGCCGCCACCCTGCGCCGGGCCGGGGTCGGCCGGGGCGACATGGTGGGCGTGTGCTGCCGACGCTCGACCGATCTGGTCGTCGGGATGCTCGGCGCGCTGCGGGCGGGCGCAGCCTACGTGCCGCTGGACCCCAACTACCCGGCCGACCGGCTCGACTTCATCGTGCGCGACAGCGGCCTGCGGGTCGTCGTGGCCCAGAGCGACGCGATTCCGTCCGACCTCACGCTGCCCGAGGACGTCCGCACCGTGGCGATCGAGGAGGCGGTACGCGCCGACACCACCGACGCACCGGACCTGGTTGCCCCGGCGGTCGACGACCCCGCGTACCTCATCTACACCTCCGGCTCGACCGGGCTGCCGAAGGCGGTCATGGTCTCGCACCGCAGCGTGCTGCGGCTGTTCGCGGCCACCGAGGAGCAGTTCCACTTCGGCCCGCAGGACGTGTTCAGCCTTTTCCACTCGGCCTCGTTCGACGTCTCCGTCTTCGAGGCGTGGGGCGCGCTGACCCACGGCGCCACGCTGGCGGTGGTGCGCTACTGGGAAAGCCGCGACCCGGAGGCGTTCTACGAGCTGGTGGAGCGCGCCGGGGTCACGGTGCTGAGCCAGGCGCCGGGGGCGTTCCGTCAGTTCGAGGCCGTCGACGAGCGGCGTCGGACGGGCCTGGCCGTCCGGGTGGTCATCTTCGCGGGTGAGGCGCTGGACCCCGACGCGGTGCGTCGCTGGTGGACCCGGCACCCGGAGACCGGCCCCGAGATGGTCAACATGTACGGCATCACCGAGACCACGGTGCACACCACGTACTGCCTGCTCACCGCCGATCTGCTGGCCGAGCGGCACAGCCCGATCGGGCGGCAGGTGGCCGACCTGAGTCTGCACGTGCTGGACGAGTACGGACGGCCCGCCCCGATCGGCGTACCCGGTGAGCTCTATGTCGGCGGCGACGGCGTGGCGCACGGCTACTGGCGTCGGCCGGAGCTGACCGCGCAGCGTTTCGTCGCCGACCCGGTGATCGCGGGCGGGCGGCGCTATCGCAGCGGCGACCTGGCGACCTGGCGTCCCGACGGCACGCTGGAGTACCTGGGCCGCCTCGACCACCAGGTCAAGATCCGGGGCTTCCGGATCGAGCCGGCCGAGGTCGAGGCCGCGCTGCTGGCCCACCCCGCGGTGAGCGCCTGCCTGGTGGTCGCGCACGGCGAGCCGGGCACCGAACGTCGGTTGGTCGCCTACCTGGTCGCCGAGGGCGACCTGACCGTCCCCGAGGTGCACGAGTTCCTCGAACCGACGCTGCCCAGCCACATGATCCCGTCGGTGGTGACGGTGCTCGACGCCTTCCCGCTGACCGCCAACGGCAAGATCGACCGGCGGCGGCTGCCGGAGCCCGGCGTCGACCGCCCGGCGTTGGCCCGGCCGTACGTGGCGCCCCGCAACGAGACCGAGCAGGCCCTCGCCGAGATCTGGGCGACCGTCCTGGAACTCGACCAGGTCAGCGTCGAGGACAACTTCTTCCACCTCGGCGGCGACTCGATCCGCAGCGTCCAGGTGATCGGCCTGGCCCGCGCGAGGGGACTCGACTTCTCGTTGCAGCACCTGTTCCAGCGCACCACCATCGCCGCGCTGGCCGGTGCGGTCACCACCGCGCAGGCTCCCGCCGCCGAGCGGCAGCCCTTCGCGCTGATCTCCGAGGCGGACCGGGAGCGGCTGCCCGAGGACGCGGTGGACGCGTACCCGATGGCGGCGCTCCAGGCCGGAATGATCTTCCACATGGAGGCCGACGAGGGACGTCGGCTGTACCAGAACGTCGACAGCTTCCACGTCCGCGCGCCGTTCGACGAGGCGCTGATCCGGCGGGCCATCGGGCAGATCGTCGACCGGCACGACATCCTGCGGACCTCGTTCCACCTCAGCGAGTACAGCGAGATGCTCCAGGTGGTGCACCGCGAGGCGGACCTGCCGATCGAGGTGTACGACGTCCGCGAACTGGACGAGCGGGAGCAGGACCGCCGCATCGTCGAGGTGATCGAGGGGCTGCGCGACGTCCCGTTCGACCTGGCCCGGCCGCCGTTGTGGCGCTTCGTCTTCCACTGGCGCAGCGCGGAGTCCTTCGAGTGGACCCTGGTCGAGCACCACGCCATCCTCGACGGCTGGAGCCTGCACTCCTCGATCACCGAGATCCTCCAGCGCTACATGGAGCTGATGCGGGACCCGTCGAGCAGCGCCGACCCGAAGCCCGCCTCGACCTACCGGGAGTTCGTCGAGGCCGAGCGGGAGGCGCTCGCCTCGGCGCAGGAGCGGGAGTTCTGGTCGGCGCGGGTCCGGCAGGCCAACCGCCTCCGGCTGCCGCGCTGGCCGCAGGGCGCCGAGGTGGAACCGCTGGCGCAGCCGGAGCCCGCCCCGGACGAGCAGCCGCTGCTGGAGTGGGAACTGCCGCCGGGACACTCCGACTTCTACCGCTGGCTGGAGACGAAGATCCCGGACGACCTCTGCGCCGGGTTGGAGCGGGTGGCCGCCGGTGTCGGCGTACCGCTGAAGAGCGTGCTGTTCGCCGCGCACATGCGGGTGCTGGCCCACCTGACCGGCAGCCGTGAGGTGTCCACCGGGATGGCCTTCAACGGCCGCCTGGAGGTGCTGGACGGCACCGAGTCGCGGGGCCTGTTCCTCAACTCGTTGCCGGTCACGGCGACCGTGGCCGGTGGCACCTGGGCGGACCTGATCCGGGCGATGCTCGACGAGGAGAACGAGCTGCTGCCGCACCGCCGCTTCCCGATGGCAGAGATCCAGCGCCTGGCCGGCGGGGAGTCGCTCTACGAGACGCACTTCGTCTACAACCACTTCCACGTCATGCGCGGCCTGGCCGACCGGGACGTCCGGATCGTCGACCCGAAGATCAACTCTTTCACCACGATGCGGGTCGAGCCGACCAACTACCCGTTCGTCTGCGGCTTCCTGCGCGACCCGGGCGCCAGCGGCCTGCTGATGGGGCTCGACTACCACACCACCGAGTTCCCGCCGGAGCAGATCCGGCGGGTACGCGGCTACTACCTGGCCGCGCTGCGCTCCATCGTGGCCGACCCGGACCGGTCGCTGGCCGAGGCGGACCTCACCTCGCCCGCCGAGCGCGCCCAGATCGACGGGTGGAACCGGACCGCCCGGGACCAGTCCCCGGAACTGACCGTGGACGCTCTGGTGGCCGGGTGGGCGCAGTCGTCGCCGGATGCGGTGGCGGTGGTCGACGGCGAGGTGTCGCTCTCGTACGCGTCGCTGGTGGCCCGCGCGGACGCGCTGGCCGCGCGGTTGGCGGAGTCGGGCGTGGGCCGGGGTTCGTTGGTGGGCCTGTGCTGCCGGCGGTCCGCCGATCTCGTCGTGGGAATGCTCGGCGTGCTGGGGGCCGGTGGCGCGTACGTGCCGTTGGACCCGGACTATCCGGCGCAGCGGTTGGAGTTCATGCTCACGGACACCGACGTGCGGGTGGTGGTGGGGCACCGGGACCTGCTCGACCAGCTCCCGCTGACCGGCCGCGAGACGGTCGACATCACCGACGTGACGCCGCTGCCGACCGGCCGGGACACCCCCACCGCCCCCGGCACCGTCGCCGAGGACGCCGCGACCCTCATCTACACCTCCGGCTCCACCGGCCGGCCCAAGGGCGCGATCGTGCCGCACCGCGGCATCATCCGCCTGCTCCGCGACACCGACCTGATCCGGCCCGAGGAACTGCGCGCCGTCGGTCAGGTCTCCAACGCCTCCTTCGACCCGCTGCTGTTCGAGGTCTGGGGGCCGCTGCTCAACGGCGGCCGGGTGGTGGTGGTCCCCACCGACGTGGCGCTCTCGCCGCCGCGCTTCGTCGAGCTGCTGCGCCGCGAGCAGGTCACCGCCGTCGCGATCGTCACCGCGCTGTTCAACTCCACGGTCAACGAGATCCCGGACGCGTTCACCACGCTCAAGCAGGTCTACATCGGCGGCGAGCGGATCAACCTCGGTGCGATCGCCGCCGCGGTGCGGGCGGGCGGGGCCCGGATGAACAACATCTACGGCCCGACCGAGGTCACCAGCATCTCGACCTGCAACCCGCTGTCCGAGGTGCCGGCCAGCTCCGGGGCGATCGGTGCGGCGATCACCAACACCACCACGTACGTGGTGGACGAGTGGGGCCGACCGGTCGGCGTGGGAATCCCCGGTGAGCTGTGGCTGGGCGGCCCCGGTGTGGCCTGGTGCTACTGGAACCGGCCGGGGTTGACCGCCGACCGGTTCGTGCCGGACGCCTTCTCCGGCGTACCCGGTGCCCGGCTCTACCGGACCGGGGACGTGGTGGCCTGGCGTGCCGACGGGACGCTGGAGTTCGTCGGCCGCGCCGACCACCAGGTCAAGGTCCGGGGTTTCCGGGTCGAGCTCGGCGAGGTCGAGTCGGTGCTGGTGGCGCACCCGACGGTGGCCTCCGGGGTGGTGCTGGCGCTGCGGTCCGGCACCGGCCCGGTACGCCTGGTCGGCTACGCGGAGCCGGCGGCCGGCGCGTCCGTGGACGTGGCGGAGTTGCGCGAGTTCATGGCCGAGCGCCTGCCGGAGTACGAGGTGCCGTCGGCGTTCGTGGTGATGGGCACGCTGCCGCTGACCCCGAACGGGAAGATCGACCGGGCGGCGCTGCCGGAGCCCGACCCCGAGCGGCCGGAGGCCGCAGGCGCCCACGTGGCGCCGCGCGACGCCCTGGAGCGGGAGGTGGCCGCCGTCTGGGCCGACATCCTCGGCGTCGAGCGGGTCGGCATCGGCGACAACTTCTTCGCCCTGGGCGGGCACTCGCTCCAGGCCGTGCAGGTGGCGTTCCGCATCCGCACCACGTTCGGGGTGGACCTGGAGCTGCGCCGGATCCTTGAGGCGCCGTACGTCGAGGACCTGGCCAAGGCCATCAACGAGGCGCTCGGCGAACAGGACGACCTCCTCGCCGAGGCGCTGGAGAGCGTCGAGTCGATGTCCGACGAGGACGTCCGGACGCTCCTGGCGAACTCCTAG
- a CDS encoding non-ribosomal peptide synthetase produces MTVEVSRGPLVAATLAADDEVMPGLSFRRGEATRALDVTEADLTVLADNLGTTPAAVLAAATQALVAGDRGRTSATTTVVGVIVADTDGVALRAVHCAVEPELPLRRMAERAATALPAARPATDGEVRIAVVPLGALGGGLDPGDVADLEHEIVWCDAVLEFTARDGRLVVRCDHDEDRYGQVSVAAHLDRLDEILTALVAGTGHLPGAGGTDPVTVAVDSLPTSEPVEPATPTERLLAAVWADVLHLDRVGADDNFFALGGHSLLAAKVVARTTAERGVALTVDQIFAHPVLADFAALVDAGEPAVALPALTAHTGDPVVSFGQERLWYLDRLRDGSALYNVPVLVRLTGTVDPERLHDAVRAVVAAHPALRTALATVDGRPVARTADPAEIDWTVSDARAGGEREGRRLAAAGVARPFDLAQAPLLRGGLVRIADDQWLLWLSVHHAACDGWSLDILLAEIFGKEGSPTNASCSKRDPSSLAPTYADYAAWQREVLTPQVIADEVAWWRQRLAGAPRLLELPADRRRPAVASHAGATLRHRLHPSTVSALRAAARSHSVTVFDLLVTAYLLLVGRWSGRTDVLVATPSAGRPLPELDDLVGFFVNTVVLRADLSGAPTFRDLVDRVRAVSAAAQAHQQIPFASLVDALDPDRDQGRAPLAQVAFGMNQHARGRWESDGLVAELDSVDTGTAKFDLTLAVVDTGGPDLGVEVEYATDLFDESTADRFAVQWTVLLERLLADVDAPITSVSALPAEEERRLLDWAGQARDYPAESTVDELVAGWAVSSPDAVAVVDGDLSVSYGSLVARADALAARLAGLGVGRGSLVGLCCRRSADLVVGMLGVLRAGGAYVPLDPDYPAQRLEFMLTDTDVRVVVGHRDPLDRFPLGDRHAVALPEAAGEVDPIARADLRSARGGDDAAYVIYTSGSTGDPKGVVVPHRGITRLVGGADYVELTPRTVLAQLANASFDAITFEVWGALANGGQVVIVPTETVLSPPGLAALLRTRSVTTVFITTALFNATVNTVPDAFATVDQLYFGGESLDPGTVGRVVEGGQGPARLHNIYGPTEVTTFATYTRLTARPTSTGAIGTAIGNTWAYVVDDGDGLAGVGVPGELWLGGPGVAWGYWDRPGLTADRFVPDGFSGVPGARLYRTGDVVFRRPDGSLEFVGRADHQVKVRGFRVELGEVESALLAYPAVASAVVVAARSDGAPVRLVGYVEPAAGAPVSVAGLREFLAERLPEHAVPSVFVVMDALPLTPNGKIDRAALPDPDTDQRVDQVAFRAPADPLEQIIAATWGEVLDVAEIGLDDNFFGLGGHSLHAVQVCGRLERTLRTPVSVRHLVEQPTVADLARRLRAEGPDAGRIDQIAAVVVQVRRLSPTERAARLGTASAATKENTGDDH; encoded by the coding sequence GTGACCGTCGAGGTCAGCCGGGGCCCCCTGGTGGCCGCGACCCTCGCCGCCGACGACGAGGTGATGCCCGGCCTGTCGTTCCGTCGCGGCGAGGCCACCCGCGCGCTCGACGTCACCGAGGCGGACCTGACCGTCCTCGCCGACAACCTCGGCACCACACCGGCGGCGGTGCTGGCCGCCGCGACGCAGGCCCTGGTGGCCGGCGACCGGGGTCGGACGTCCGCGACGACGACCGTGGTCGGCGTGATCGTCGCCGACACCGACGGCGTCGCCCTGCGCGCGGTGCACTGCGCGGTGGAACCGGAGCTGCCGTTGCGGCGGATGGCCGAGCGCGCCGCGACGGCGCTGCCGGCGGCGCGGCCGGCGACCGACGGCGAGGTACGCATCGCGGTGGTCCCGCTCGGCGCGCTCGGCGGCGGACTCGACCCCGGCGACGTCGCCGACCTCGAACACGAGATCGTCTGGTGCGACGCCGTCCTGGAGTTCACCGCCCGCGACGGTCGGCTGGTGGTGCGCTGCGACCACGACGAGGACCGGTACGGCCAGGTGAGCGTCGCCGCCCACCTGGACCGTCTCGACGAGATCCTGACCGCGCTGGTGGCGGGCACCGGGCACCTGCCGGGCGCGGGCGGGACCGATCCCGTGACAGTGGCCGTGGACAGCCTGCCCACCAGCGAACCTGTCGAGCCCGCCACCCCGACGGAGCGGCTGCTCGCCGCCGTCTGGGCCGACGTCCTGCACCTGGACCGGGTCGGCGCCGACGACAACTTCTTCGCCCTGGGCGGGCACTCCCTGCTGGCCGCCAAGGTCGTCGCCCGGACGACGGCCGAGCGCGGGGTGGCCCTCACCGTGGACCAGATCTTCGCCCATCCGGTCCTCGCCGACTTCGCCGCGCTGGTCGACGCCGGTGAGCCGGCGGTCGCGCTGCCCGCCCTCACCGCGCACACCGGCGATCCGGTGGTGTCGTTCGGGCAGGAGCGGCTCTGGTACCTGGACCGGCTGCGGGACGGCTCGGCCCTCTACAACGTCCCGGTGCTGGTGCGGCTGACCGGCACGGTCGACCCCGAGCGGCTGCACGACGCCGTCCGCGCGGTGGTGGCCGCCCACCCGGCGCTGCGTACGGCGCTGGCGACCGTCGACGGTCGTCCGGTCGCCCGCACGGCCGACCCGGCGGAGATCGACTGGACCGTCTCGGACGCCCGCGCCGGAGGTGAGCGGGAGGGGCGGCGACTGGCCGCCGCCGGTGTCGCCCGACCGTTCGACCTGGCGCAGGCCCCGCTGCTGCGGGGCGGACTGGTCCGGATCGCCGACGACCAGTGGCTGCTCTGGCTCTCCGTCCACCACGCCGCCTGCGACGGCTGGTCACTGGACATCCTGCTCGCCGAGATCTTCGGTAAGGAAGGGTCCCCTACTAACGCCTCGTGTAGTAAAAGGGACCCCTCCTCACTCGCGCCGACGTACGCCGACTACGCCGCCTGGCAGCGCGAGGTGCTCACCCCGCAGGTGATCGCCGACGAGGTCGCCTGGTGGCGGCAGCGACTGGCCGGTGCACCGCGCCTGCTGGAGTTGCCCGCCGACCGCCGTCGCCCGGCGGTGGCCAGCCACGCGGGCGCCACCCTGCGGCACCGGCTGCACCCCTCGACCGTGTCGGCGCTGCGTGCCGCCGCGAGAAGCCATTCGGTCACCGTCTTCGACCTGCTGGTGACCGCGTACCTGCTGCTTGTCGGTCGCTGGTCGGGTCGGACCGACGTGCTGGTGGCGACCCCGTCCGCCGGGCGTCCGCTGCCCGAACTCGACGACCTGGTCGGCTTCTTCGTCAACACCGTCGTGCTGCGGGCCGACCTGAGCGGCGCGCCCACCTTCAGGGACCTGGTCGACCGGGTACGCGCCGTGTCCGCCGCCGCGCAGGCCCACCAGCAGATCCCGTTCGCGTCCCTGGTGGACGCCCTCGATCCGGACCGTGACCAGGGCCGGGCCCCGCTCGCCCAGGTCGCCTTCGGGATGAACCAGCACGCCCGGGGCCGCTGGGAGTCCGACGGACTCGTCGCTGAACTCGACTCGGTCGACACCGGCACCGCGAAGTTCGACCTCACCCTGGCGGTGGTCGACACCGGCGGCCCGGATCTCGGCGTGGAGGTCGAGTACGCGACCGACCTGTTCGACGAGTCGACCGCCGACCGTTTCGCCGTGCAGTGGACGGTGCTGCTGGAGCGGCTGCTCGCCGATGTCGACGCCCCGATCACGTCGGTGTCCGCGTTGCCCGCCGAGGAGGAGCGTCGACTCCTGGACTGGGCCGGGCAGGCCCGCGACTATCCCGCCGAGTCGACCGTGGACGAGTTGGTGGCCGGGTGGGCGGTGTCGTCGCCGGATGCGGTGGCGGTGGTGGATGGGGACCTGTCGGTGTCGTACGGGTCGCTGGTGGCCCGGGCGGACGCGTTGGCGGCCCGGTTGGCGGGGCTGGGTGTGGGCCGGGGTTCGTTGGTGGGCCTGTGCTGCCGGCGGTCGGCCGATCTCGTCGTGGGGATGTTGGGGGTGTTGCGGGCCGGTGGCGCGTACGTGCCGTTGGACCCGGACTATCCGGCGCAGCGGTTGGAGTTCATGCTCACGGACACCGACGTGCGGGTGGTGGTGGGGCATCGCGATCCGCTCGACCGGTTCCCGCTCGGTGACCGGCACGCCGTCGCCCTGCCCGAGGCCGCCGGTGAGGTCGATCCGATCGCCCGTGCCGACCTCCGGTCGGCGCGCGGCGGTGACGACGCCGCCTACGTCATCTACACCTCCGGCTCGACCGGTGATCCGAAGGGCGTGGTGGTGCCGCATCGCGGCATCACCCGCCTGGTGGGGGGAGCCGACTACGTCGAGCTGACCCCACGGACCGTCCTCGCCCAGCTCGCCAACGCCAGCTTCGACGCCATCACCTTCGAGGTGTGGGGCGCGCTCGCCAACGGCGGGCAGGTGGTGATCGTGCCCACCGAGACGGTGCTCTCCCCGCCGGGTCTCGCCGCGCTGCTGCGTACCCGGTCGGTGACGACGGTCTTCATCACCACCGCGCTGTTCAACGCCACCGTCAACACGGTGCCCGACGCCTTCGCCACCGTGGACCAGCTCTACTTCGGTGGCGAGAGCCTCGATCCGGGGACGGTGGGCCGGGTCGTCGAGGGTGGACAGGGTCCGGCGCGGCTGCACAACATCTACGGCCCGACCGAGGTGACCACCTTCGCCACCTACACGCGCCTGACGGCGCGGCCCACCAGCACCGGCGCCATCGGTACGGCGATCGGGAACACCTGGGCGTACGTGGTGGACGACGGGGACGGCCTGGCCGGCGTCGGCGTACCCGGCGAACTGTGGCTGGGCGGCCCGGGCGTCGCCTGGGGGTACTGGGACCGGCCGGGGCTGACCGCCGACCGGTTCGTGCCGGACGGCTTCTCCGGTGTGCCGGGTGCCCGGCTGTACCGGACCGGGGACGTGGTTTTCCGGCGGCCAGACGGGTCGCTGGAGTTCGTCGGCCGCGCCGACCACCAGGTGAAGGTGCGGGGGTTCCGGGTCGAGCTGGGCGAGGTCGAGTCGGCGCTGCTGGCGTACCCGGCGGTGGCGTCGGCGGTGGTCGTCGCGGCGCGGTCCGACGGCGCTCCGGTGCGGCTGGTCGGCTACGTGGAGCCGGCGGCGGGTGCCCCGGTCAGCGTGGCGGGGCTGCGCGAGTTCCTGGCCGAACGGCTGCCGGAGCACGCGGTGCCGTCGGTGTTCGTGGTGATGGACGCGCTGCCGCTGACCCCGAACGGCAAGATCGATCGGGCGGCGCTGCCCGATCCGGACACCGACCAGCGAGTCGACCAGGTCGCCTTCCGGGCCCCGGCCGACCCGCTCGAACAGATCATCGCCGCGACCTGGGGCGAGGTGCTCGACGTCGCCGAGATCGGCCTCGACGACAACTTCTTCGGCCTCGGTGGGCACTCCCTGCACGCCGTGCAGGTCTGTGGCCGGCTGGAGCGCACGCTGCGTACCCCGGTCTCGGTGCGCCACCTCGTCGAACAACCCACCGTCGCCGACCTGGCCCGGCGCCTGCGCGCCGAGGGACCCGACGCCGGCCGGATCGACCAGATCGCCGCCGTCGTCGTGCAGGTCCGCCGACTCAGCCCCACCGAACGCGCCGCACGACTCGGCACCGCGTCCGCAGCAACGAAGGAGAACACTGGTGACGACCACTGA